The Fusarium fujikuroi IMI 58289 draft genome, chromosome FFUJ_chr05 DNA segment TGATAGACTGACGAGTTTGAACGGTACTTACACGATGCTCGGCAGGAATACTTGTGCAGCAGACGACGATGCCCTTGAGAGGTTCTGCTGGATCAATTTGTatgtcttcctcttcattcgTGCGAGGTGATGCCATCTTCAGTCCCTTTTGTTTGGCGGTTGCTGTGGTGTTGCAACTTGGACGTCGGAGCTTGTGATTTTTATTGATATCAATCTTTTTGGGAACGCGTCGTGAACCAGACCGCGTCAAGTGCTTAGACGGGGCCCAGACGTCATGACACAGGCGGGACTCTCGCTATATTTACCTAGATTTACACTGTAGATATCCACTATAAGACGCTGGAACTAGAGCTGAGATATAAAATACAGTGCGAGGGTAGCACCACACATCACACACCTAGGGATGACAACTTCATCTCCACGAAATACTTCAAGTACAGAATCATCTGGATTTTGCACATGATTCACTGTTGACCAAAAAAAATCCAACTAAAGTGCTATGCATAAGGTATTTCGTAGACTCACGTGTGGAATTCCCCGTTTCCAGAATCCGAGAACCTTGACTAAGGTACCTGGAGGTATAACTCTACTACTGCTGGCCCAGAGCCGATAATCGgattttaggctttttatgTTCATTCACGAAACCCTATAAACGAAATTGAAGGGAGAATTTCATGCGTATTATAAGTTGTCTTATTGACGGTAAGATTTTCTTTTACCATGGATTTGATCAGTCAAGGGATCTAAGACATCTCATATCATTTATAAGTGAATTGCGGATACCCCCGTAAGGCATCTACAGCCAAGCCCCGCTCATCACCTAAACTTCAACCCCACCATCAGCTAAGATCGCAGCCTTGTCGCGAAGTGAAAGCTCAACCCCTCCATCTacacttcttcttcgtctccAACTACAACTTTCCACCTTCCCTCCCGAACATAATTCTATCGCAGCGGCGAAACCTCCACATGGGGAACTCCTTCCGATAAAcacttcctcatcctccgaCCCTCATCCTGCGCCATCTCACCACGACCGAACCAAGCATCTTCACCGTTCGATCACCACTAGGAGCCTAACCCCGAGCATCCTCCGTGGAACAGTTCGACCGTATCGGCCGACACTCGAGTATCCCAACAGCCCGCTTGGCGACTCGATTTCGATATCCTTGCAGAACCTTGCCAACTAGCAACGAATCCGACGCCGTCAAGATGCCTCCACCATCTGCTGCCCAGCAAAAGGTTCTCATCGCCCAGTTCGTAGCTCTGACTGGTCAATCAGAGCGACAAGCTACCCGTGTACGTATTTTCCGCGTTCACCTCCCTTACCTATGTCGATCATCGCGAACCAAGCTGGTCCCTGACACGGATAAACTTCATGACAACCTACTGCTCTACACGGCATGGCTTGGGCTATAGATGCATCGGCCTGTGTTTCAGCGGCGCCTATTTAGCCAGGAGTTGTATCATCATGATTGTATGGTATGGCGTTGCTAACATCCACTTTAATAGTACCTCAAGAATGCCGGtttcaagctcaacgaaGCTGTCGATACGTAAGTTACTGCCGTCTTTCCTATTCTTTATGCTTGTCATGATACACGTCGCCTATGTCTACTGGCACAATGCTCTCTGCTACATCCGGATGCGGATATGGCTATATTGAGCAGCTTCCGGCTATTGTTTGCCCATTGTATCCATCCTGTCACTGTCTCCTGGCCCACTATTGCCCGTCTCATTTGCAAAGTATGACCGACAAAGACGCCGATAGTCTTAGACAAGGTTACTTGTAGATCTGGTGCTATTGAGGGGTCTTGAATACGTTACCTCGAGGACATGCGGTGCTTATGCTTCTATCAAATTCCCAGATGAGAATCATGGGGATCTTGAAGTAGTTGGCACCCATGACAGGGCTTGTACATACGCTTCCTACGCTGTTACAAAACTTTCAATCCCTCCGATTCTTCAGGGCTCTTGATCATTCGGCGCTTTGTGACCTTACTGTAGTCACTCAAGCACAGTCCGGCCAACTAAGAAGATGGGATGGAAAAGTTTCAAGAAGCGCATCACGACCGGGGTTCCTATCTTGTCCTCTACCAAGGAGGCTGGCAATGATACCCCTGGATCGTCTCATCAGACGGAATCTGAACAAACACCAAATAACTCGAAATCTCGGTATATCACCTTGGTGTTCAATAGTTGTGTTATGTGTTGGCTGAGATGGCCACAGCAGCACGCATAGTTATTGTTGGCCATTACACCGGCCCTTTGCTCAAACCCCTTCGTTATTCAACATTACCTTGCGGTATCGACTAACATATATCGAATAGGTTCTTTTCATCCAATGGAGACACCAAAGGCCCGTCCCCTCTGGAAGTATCGCTAGACAAGCTATTCTCTCAGCTGCAAGGTATTTTGGTTCTCTCAATCCGTCAGGTTCATTAGCTTATATCTTCAACTAGACTCTAGTGATGAAAAAGACAAACTGGAGCTCGACTCCACAATGTCATACCTCACTGAGAAGCTACAAGTCAACATCGAAAACGCCGAGCTACTTGTTGCGCTTGAACTTCTCCAGGCTCCCTCTGTGGGTGTCATTACCAGGAAAGGTTACGTTGATGGCTGGAAAGTGACTGGGTAAGAATGCACTCAGCCCTGCTATTGACACCGAATGCAATACATGAGCAGACTCCTTTGTGAATTCGTTGCTGATTTGAAACAGAGCTGGAACGACACATCAAGAGCATGCCGCCCATCTCCGAAAACTGACCAAATCCCTCTCCTCTGACACGACTCTATTCAAAAAGGTTTATAGACATACCTTTGTTGCTGGTCGAGATGGCGACCAGAAAGCACTGAACCTTGAGACTGCGCTCGTTTACTGGGACATCCTATTTGCCCCTCCGGGTATGGAGTGGAAGACATCAAACCGCAACTGGCTGGAACTGTGGAAGTCCTTCCTCAATGACAAGTGGACTCGCTCGGTCAACAAGGACATGTGGAACATGACACTCGAGTTTGCCCTCAAGTCTTTATCTGACGAGTCGCTATCATTTTGGAACGAGGATGGAGCGTGGCCAAGTGTGATTGACGACTTTGTGGATTGGTGTCGTGAGCAGGGTATTGGTAAGACCGATGGCATGGACGTTGACAACTAGGGAAGCGGCACACTCATTGGCTCACAACATGCAACGGAGCTCATAGAAGACATGGGCTCCTGCAACTTCGATTCCGATATCCACATACCACAGTATACAGGCAGGGCACATCGTTTAGGCGCCAACCGGACATACGGGAAGCGGGTTGCGTTTCGAGAAGGACGGCGTTAACCAAGAGCACCCGGGCCATTGGTGTGGTTGTAATTGATGACTTATGATAGACAAGCAGTAACAGAATAGAACACATTCATGTTACCTGTTCTTCTGTGTGATTTGTGTCTTGAACCTTTGATGAAATTGTCCACCTATCAGGTCCTTGAAAACGCGACAAATACAGAATGGAGGGAATGATAGTTTGgagctctataatatttcATACACCCATGGCTGCTGTCTTTGGACGCAGCGTCGTTTTTGTACACAGCATCGTGTGATGCCTGAGCATAGGGCTGAGTCTTTTCTCGGACTCCAGCGCTTACACTAATTCGAGAATCGTTCATGTATCCTACATGAACATTTCCTGATCCTTCGTTATCACTATTAAAGCCGTTTGTCGTCCATTTATATCTTCAAATCTTTCTTTCTCCCCTTATGCCTCACTACCAGTCGTCTTCCACTTGGGCGGCCCAAATCTGGCTAATGACTCAAGCTTTCCGTCTCCAAGCTTGACATGGGCGGCACGAATCATTCGGGGTTCGAGGCGCAATGTATTTCGTACGTCTTGGTGGACCTTTGAGGCGGCATCGTATCGCATGACGAAGTAATGGCCGTGTGTGTGCTTCATCTGATGCACTGAGATCGGCTTCGGCAGGGAGAAGACACCCCAGTTGGCAAGACCGCGGACGACACCGCCATTCTTGAGGACGAGGGAACCGACGGTTTGGGCGATCCTGCTTTGGTTAGCTAAGATCGGTTGATGATTCGATGTGAGGAACGCACTCCTTCACCTCGGAGAGGCTGCCTGGTCGGACCTGATTTCGGTTAGCTCTAATGCATGTGCAGAGAGAGAAGGGACCCGTGCAATTGCGATTAATTCGTAGagcatcttggtgatgacatcTACAATAAGAATGGTATTGTCGCGGAATATTTTGATGTCGCCCAAGCTGGCAGAATTTCTGGCGGATCTCGAATTTTGGGCTCCGAGGATTAGCCACCTCCATGCGGCAGCTCATGGCGGGCGAGTGGGGCATTCATCTATTCGACAACACCAACCACCTGATGCACTATTAGATTGTCATCGATTTCAGCGTCATTCATG contains these protein-coding regions:
- a CDS encoding probable ribosomal protein MRP17, mitochondrial, with the translated sequence MLYELIAIARVRPGSLSEVKEIAQTVGSLVLKNGGVVRGLANWGVFSLPKPISVHQMKHTHGHYFVMRYDAASKVHQDVRNTLRLEPRMIRAAHVKLGDGKLESLARFGPPKWKTTGSEA
- a CDS encoding probable SCRO protein, which produces MPPPSAAQQKVLIAQFVALTGQSERQATRYLKNAGFKLNEAVDTFFSSNGDTKGPSPLEVSLDKLFSQLQDSSDEKDKLELDSTMSYLTEKLQVNIENAELLVALELLQAPSVGVITRKGYVDGWKVTGAGTTHQEHAAHLRKLTKSLSSDTTLFKKVYRHTFVAGRDGDQKALNLETALVYWDILFAPPGMEWKTSNRNWLELWKSFLNDKWTRSVNKDMWNMTLEFALKSLSDESLSFWNEDGAWPSVIDDFVDWCREQGIGKTDGMDVDN